The following proteins are encoded in a genomic region of Pirellulales bacterium:
- a CDS encoding bifunctional oligoribonuclease/PAP phosphatase NrnA, giving the protein MSINWPRFVEVIKAHERFLLVSHIRPDCDALGSELGMASILDALGKRVRIVNGQATPPNYRFIDPHRRIQTIHVEVQPADLNDVQVLMILDTSAWAQLGPMSDVVRATPAKKIVLDHHVSADDLGAELFKNTEAEATGRLVLEAAQHLGVRLTPEIATPLFAAIATDTGWFRFASTRGDTFRAGGALIDAGAKPTAIFNALYEQETLARLNLTGRILTGAKSELDGRFIYTAVRQDDFKATGAIPSDTEDIINMTLNVAGTQMAVILVEQPSGDAKVSFRSRCAVDCSKLAEQFGGGGHKAAAGAFVKGPFEQAQAKVLDAVRAVLK; this is encoded by the coding sequence ATGAGCATCAACTGGCCGCGGTTTGTAGAAGTCATTAAAGCACACGAGCGGTTTCTGCTGGTCAGCCATATTCGTCCCGATTGCGATGCCCTGGGGAGCGAATTGGGCATGGCTAGCATTCTCGATGCGCTGGGCAAACGCGTGCGGATTGTCAACGGGCAGGCCACCCCGCCGAATTACCGCTTCATCGATCCCCACCGGAGAATTCAAACCATCCACGTGGAGGTGCAGCCCGCCGATTTGAACGATGTGCAAGTTTTGATGATTTTGGATACCAGCGCCTGGGCGCAATTGGGGCCGATGTCCGACGTGGTGCGCGCGACCCCGGCCAAAAAAATCGTGCTCGATCATCACGTGAGCGCCGACGATTTGGGCGCCGAATTATTCAAAAACACCGAAGCGGAAGCCACCGGCCGGTTGGTGTTGGAAGCGGCCCAACATTTGGGCGTGCGGCTGACGCCGGAAATTGCCACGCCCCTGTTTGCCGCGATTGCCACCGATACCGGTTGGTTTCGTTTTGCTTCGACCCGCGGCGATACTTTCCGCGCCGGCGGAGCACTGATCGATGCCGGCGCCAAACCCACTGCCATTTTCAATGCGCTGTACGAGCAGGAAACATTGGCGCGGCTAAATTTAACAGGCCGTATTTTGACCGGCGCCAAAAGCGAACTCGACGGCCGCTTCATTTACACAGCGGTGCGGCAGGACGATTTCAAAGCCACGGGCGCCATTCCGTCCGATACCGAAGATATTATCAACATGACATTGAACGTGGCCGGCACGCAAATGGCCGTCATCCTTGTCGAGCAGCCCAGCGGCGATGCGAAAGTTAGCTTTCGGAGCCGATGCGCGGTCGATTGCAGCAAATTGGCGGAGCAATTCGGCGGCGGCGGACACAAAGCGGCGGCCGGGGCATTTGTGAAAGGACCTTTCGAGCAAGCCCAAGCGAAGGTGTTGGATGCCGTTCGCGCCGTGTTGAAGTAA